From a region of the Prosthecobacter debontii genome:
- a CDS encoding complex I subunit 1/NuoH family protein translates to MATLLASFDLTLLITSVVKIVFLTFLVILPMVAYSVYAERRFSAIIQDRVGPNRTGIPLTLFGFKKDIQIFGIGGLVQPLADGLKFLLKEDFTPRTVNTFYYWLAPCLTMVPALMTCVVLPFGSELDLSFLNPLIVAAGGTGFTAPIKSVIADLNVGPLFVFAIASLGVYGIVLAGWSSNSKYPFLGGVRSSAQMISYELSLGLSVIPVLMVFGELNLSKMAIYQDANGWLLLPLWGNGLTVGRWVLWVPMLISFCIFTVAMFAETNRLPFDLAECETELVAGYHTEYSSMKFALFFMGEYAAMIIGSGIAVTLFLGGWSIPFAPLLGLEYTAGATPIWLGILHIATFFAKIVGFILFFILIRWSLPRFRFDQLMKLGWLFMFELALANVVLTAVLMIWFPLKF, encoded by the coding sequence ATGGCAACACTTCTCGCCAGCTTTGATCTTACCCTCCTCATCACTTCAGTGGTGAAGATCGTCTTTCTGACCTTTTTGGTCATCCTGCCCATGGTCGCCTACTCCGTTTACGCAGAGAGGCGCTTCTCCGCGATCATTCAGGATCGCGTGGGCCCCAACCGGACGGGCATCCCGCTGACGCTTTTCGGCTTCAAAAAAGACATTCAAATCTTCGGCATCGGCGGTCTCGTTCAGCCCCTGGCGGATGGTTTGAAGTTCCTGCTCAAAGAGGATTTCACCCCCCGCACGGTGAATACCTTCTACTACTGGCTGGCCCCCTGCCTGACCATGGTGCCTGCACTGATGACCTGCGTGGTCCTTCCTTTCGGCAGTGAGCTGGATTTGAGCTTCTTAAATCCCCTTATCGTCGCCGCTGGCGGCACGGGTTTCACGGCTCCCATCAAATCGGTGATTGCCGATCTCAACGTTGGGCCGCTTTTCGTCTTCGCCATCGCTTCTCTGGGCGTTTACGGCATCGTTCTCGCAGGCTGGTCATCGAATTCTAAATACCCCTTCCTTGGCGGCGTTCGTTCTTCGGCTCAGATGATCTCGTATGAGCTGTCTCTGGGCCTTTCCGTCATCCCAGTTTTGATGGTTTTTGGCGAACTCAACCTCTCCAAAATGGCCATCTATCAAGATGCTAATGGCTGGCTTCTGCTGCCACTGTGGGGCAACGGCCTCACTGTCGGACGTTGGGTCCTCTGGGTGCCGATGCTGATTTCTTTCTGCATCTTCACGGTGGCCATGTTTGCCGAAACCAACCGCCTTCCCTTCGATTTGGCCGAGTGCGAAACCGAACTCGTCGCAGGTTATCACACGGAATACAGTTCCATGAAATTTGCCCTCTTCTTCATGGGTGAATATGCCGCCATGATCATTGGGTCAGGCATCGCGGTGACACTCTTTCTGGGTGGCTGGAGTATTCCCTTTGCACCTCTCTTGGGCCTGGAATACACTGCTGGCGCGACTCCGATCTGGCTCGGTATCCTTCATATCGCCACCTTCTTTGCCAAGATCGTCGGTTTCATTCTCTTTTTCATCCTGATCCGCTGGTCCCTGCCGCGTTTCCGCTTCGACCAACTGATGAAGCTGGGATGGCTGTTCATGTTCGAGCTCGCTCTGGCCAATGTTGTCCTGACCGCTGTGCTCATGATCTGGTTCCCGCTGAAGTTTTAA
- a CDS encoding NuoI/complex I 23 kDa subunit family protein, whose translation MATIIVQRPKLAWHEKWFISTLFKGLKITLGHALKTFREITGRKPKVTMEYPEEKWDANLPAHYRGAPALVTDEHNRERCVSCQLCEFICPPKAITITPGEIPSDDPWAKVEKRPKEFEIDMIRCIYCGMCEEVCPEQAIFLRKDYAITGESRAEMVHDKKKLYEIGGQRVGLVNKWNELK comes from the coding sequence ATGGCAACGATTATCGTCCAACGCCCCAAGCTTGCCTGGCACGAGAAGTGGTTCATTTCCACACTCTTCAAAGGTCTGAAAATCACCTTGGGCCATGCTCTGAAAACCTTCCGTGAAATCACCGGGCGCAAACCCAAGGTGACCATGGAATATCCCGAAGAAAAGTGGGATGCCAATCTTCCGGCTCACTACCGCGGCGCTCCCGCTTTGGTGACAGATGAACACAACCGTGAGCGTTGCGTGAGCTGCCAGCTCTGCGAATTCATTTGCCCCCCCAAAGCCATCACCATCACCCCAGGCGAAATCCCAAGTGACGATCCATGGGCTAAGGTGGAGAAGCGCCCGAAAGAATTCGAAATCGACATGATCCGCTGCATCTACTGCGGCATGTGTGAAGAAGTCTGCCCTGAACAGGCCATCTTTCTGCGCAAAGACTACGCCATCACGGGCGAATCCCGCGCTGAAATGGTGCACGACAAGAAGAAGCTCTATGAGATCGGTGGTCAGCGTGTGGGCCTCGTGAACAAGTGGAATGAACTGAAGTAG
- a CDS encoding NADH-quinone oxidoreductase subunit J family protein, with translation MPSILFYLFAAITLGFGLLVVTARNPVTSALSLAMSFVGLAALFLSLDAYFIGIIQILVYAGAVMVLFLFIIMLMDIKAEEGKAPNLPAIAGGIVLAAILALQVATVCSSFDAGSVPLKDAALNLEQASTSSSAKLATISNDLKAGVLPDAKLMGLNLFHKYGFHLQVVGLLLLVGTIGVVVLSKREKGVKDA, from the coding sequence ATGCCCTCGATCCTCTTTTATCTCTTTGCCGCTATCACCTTAGGCTTTGGCCTGCTGGTTGTCACCGCGCGCAACCCTGTCACGAGCGCTCTGTCCCTCGCGATGAGCTTCGTTGGCTTGGCAGCTCTGTTCCTCAGTCTGGATGCCTATTTCATCGGCATCATTCAGATCTTGGTCTATGCTGGTGCCGTCATGGTGTTGTTCCTGTTCATCATCATGCTCATGGACATCAAGGCCGAAGAAGGCAAAGCGCCCAACCTGCCAGCCATCGCAGGCGGAATCGTCCTGGCCGCCATTTTGGCGCTTCAAGTCGCCACCGTATGCAGTTCTTTTGATGCAGGGAGTGTTCCTTTGAAGGACGCTGCACTCAACCTTGAGCAGGCATCGACCTCGTCTTCAGCGAAGTTGGCCACTATTTCCAACGATCTCAAAGCAGGCGTGCTTCCCGATGCCAAGCTCATGGGTCTGAATCTTTTTCACAAATACGGCTTTCACCTTCAGGTCGTCGGTTTGCTGCTCTTGGTGGGCACGATCGGTGTCGTGGTGCTGAGCAAGCGTGAGAAAGGAGTTAAGGACGCCTGA
- the nuoK gene encoding NADH-quinone oxidoreductase subunit NuoK: protein MITLNHYLIVSGLLFALGLAGVIARRNILIIYMCLEMMLSAANLTLVAFSRFRLTDGLPDYASQSLVFFTITVAAAEVAVGLAIIVALFRAKQSVETESVTKLQG, encoded by the coding sequence ATGATCACCCTGAATCATTACCTCATCGTCAGCGGGCTGTTGTTTGCCCTCGGGTTAGCGGGCGTCATCGCTCGCCGTAACATCCTCATCATCTACATGTGCCTCGAGATGATGCTGAGTGCTGCCAACCTGACCCTGGTCGCCTTCTCGCGCTTCCGTTTGACGGATGGTCTGCCGGACTACGCTTCCCAGTCTCTTGTCTTCTTCACCATCACCGTAGCCGCTGCTGAAGTGGCTGTGGGTCTTGCAATCATCGTGGCTCTCTTCCGTGCGAAGCAGAGCGTCGAAACTGAATCTGTCACTAAGCTGCAAGGCTAA